The Paraburkholderia sabiae genome includes a region encoding these proteins:
- a CDS encoding response regulator gives MDKIHRVLIAEDQPLLRGGLCSMVRRLQQYSVAGEARDGVEACSLAAALLPDLILMDLSMPGKSGVDAIAQIKRHTPQIRIIALTIHASDMHMREALAAGVDGYVLKDASFDELVEAMRLVMLGRRNPTLDEYGARHGEPPGLAANTEHAQTWSALTGRERSVLRLVAEGCTNREVGEQLRLSPKTIEKHRASLMRKLGVSNATGLVRAALDLGVLALPDETSNGLNYFI, from the coding sequence GTGGACAAGATCCACCGGGTGTTGATCGCCGAAGACCAGCCGCTCTTGCGCGGCGGTCTTTGTTCGATGGTGCGCAGGTTGCAGCAATACAGCGTCGCAGGCGAGGCGAGGGACGGCGTCGAAGCGTGCAGTCTCGCCGCGGCGCTGCTGCCCGATCTGATCCTGATGGATCTGTCGATGCCCGGCAAGAGCGGCGTCGACGCGATCGCGCAGATCAAGCGGCACACGCCGCAGATACGCATCATCGCGCTGACCATCCACGCCAGCGACATGCATATGCGCGAAGCGCTGGCGGCGGGCGTCGACGGTTACGTGCTGAAGGACGCTTCGTTCGACGAACTCGTCGAGGCGATGCGCCTTGTCATGCTCGGCCGCCGCAACCCGACACTCGACGAATACGGCGCGCGGCATGGCGAACCGCCCGGCCTCGCGGCCAACACCGAACACGCGCAGACATGGAGCGCGCTGACGGGCCGCGAGCGCAGCGTGCTGCGGCTCGTCGCGGAAGGCTGCACGAATCGCGAAGTGGGCGAACAGCTGCGCCTGAGTCCCAAGACCATCGAGAAACATCGCGCGAGCCTGATGCGCAAACTCGGCGTTTCGAACGCGACGGGGCTCGTGCGCGCGGCGCTCGATCTGGGCGTGCTCGCGCTGCCCGACGAGACGTCGAATGGGTTGAACTACTTCATCTAG
- a CDS encoding lytic transglycosylase domain-containing protein, with translation MRGHAATRPAHSSTAPSVVLGAVLFVFMHAAHADIFGKVDRSGAVVLTDTPGKAGMSVIVAAPVASGRAKQPGDSRTVPVDTAQFDTVIAEASETFHLQPELIHAVIDVESRYNPYAVSDKGALGLMQLMPDTARRFSDGNMFNPRDNVLAGARYLRFLLDLFKDDVELALAAYNAGENAVIRAGYRVPSFPETRSYVPRVLEKYRRLLPASG, from the coding sequence ATGCGCGGGCATGCAGCGACACGACCGGCTCATTCGTCGACCGCGCCATCCGTCGTACTCGGGGCCGTGCTGTTCGTGTTCATGCACGCGGCGCACGCGGATATCTTCGGCAAGGTCGATCGCTCGGGCGCAGTCGTGCTGACCGATACGCCGGGCAAGGCGGGCATGTCGGTGATCGTCGCTGCGCCTGTCGCTTCTGGTCGCGCAAAGCAGCCCGGCGACTCGCGCACTGTGCCCGTCGATACCGCGCAGTTCGATACGGTGATCGCGGAAGCCAGCGAAACTTTTCATCTGCAACCCGAACTCATTCACGCCGTGATCGACGTGGAATCGCGCTACAACCCGTATGCCGTCTCCGACAAGGGCGCGCTCGGTCTCATGCAGCTGATGCCGGACACGGCACGCCGATTCTCCGACGGCAACATGTTCAATCCGCGCGACAACGTGCTCGCCGGCGCGCGCTATCTGCGCTTCCTGCTCGATCTCTTCAAGGACGATGTCGAACTGGCGCTCGCCGCGTATAACGCGGGCGAGAACGCGGTGATACGCGCGGGTTATCGGGTGCCGTCGTTTCCCGAGACGCGTTCGTACGTGCCGCGCGTGCTCGAAAAATACCGGCGGCTACTGCCTGCCAGCGGCTGA
- the gspG gene encoding type II secretion system major pseudopilin GspG, translated as MHSGIAAARSPREEINVNDASDVSRRCVRRAARERGERGQRGFTLLELLVVMVIIGLLAGLVAPRYFEQVGKSNTKIARAQIESLGKALDQYRLDVGAYPSTEEGLQALMAKPQDAPHWSGPYLQKNAPPDPWDRPYQYRSPGEHGDYDLYTYGKDGQPGGAGENSDVTSW; from the coding sequence ATGCACTCAGGTATAGCGGCAGCGCGCAGCCCGAGGGAGGAAATCAACGTGAACGATGCGAGCGACGTGAGCAGAAGGTGCGTCCGGCGGGCTGCGCGTGAACGTGGTGAGCGTGGCCAACGTGGATTTACGCTGCTCGAACTGCTGGTGGTGATGGTCATCATCGGTCTGCTGGCGGGTCTCGTCGCGCCGCGCTATTTCGAACAGGTCGGCAAGTCGAACACGAAGATTGCGCGCGCGCAGATCGAATCGCTCGGCAAGGCGCTCGATCAATACCGGCTCGACGTGGGTGCGTATCCGTCGACGGAAGAAGGTCTGCAGGCGTTGATGGCGAAGCCGCAGGACGCCCCGCACTGGAGCGGTCCGTATCTGCAGAAGAACGCGCCGCCCGACCCGTGGGATCGTCCGTATCAATACCGCTCGCCCGGCGAGCATGGCGACTACGACCTGTACACGTACGGCAAGGATGGCCAGCCGGGCGGCGCGGGCGAGAACTCGGACGTGACTTCCTGGTGA
- a CDS encoding PAS domain-containing sensor histidine kinase, which produces MHAITPPEPPVRLRDLIDAMRKLGHAARHAQPHAGHAAHVSDARGAALAVTTCDGAIVSVNRSATVLFGYANAELAGKQLADFAHDDDHAHAEHEFRSNAAEAFRSFDVTLVGRTGHRLFLRVFQQSIATDASNAPLRLLMFVEPLTLANVNSIDGDTHAFTNWLFMGQQRERERLAAELHDGMGQALTLIKLMVEDARMRLRAGHTDDAAQLLDSTVLQIRDTIGEMRQICGELRPLALERLGLPAALSTLCRRVEKSVETLRVAFACGVEDGEIRDHLKADIFRVVQEALNNIVKHADASEVRVDLQRDGAYLRLSIHDNGSGYDHHPLNSNDARTNGLGLIGMQHRVEAQGGVFALNPGDDGGTEITAHWRL; this is translated from the coding sequence ATGCATGCCATTACGCCGCCTGAACCGCCCGTGAGGCTGCGCGATCTGATCGACGCGATGCGCAAGCTGGGCCACGCCGCGCGCCATGCGCAGCCGCATGCCGGGCATGCCGCGCATGTCAGCGACGCGCGCGGCGCGGCGCTCGCCGTCACGACCTGCGACGGCGCAATCGTCAGCGTGAATCGCAGCGCGACGGTGCTGTTCGGTTACGCGAACGCCGAGCTTGCAGGCAAGCAGCTCGCCGATTTCGCGCACGACGACGACCACGCGCACGCCGAGCACGAGTTTCGCAGCAATGCCGCTGAAGCGTTCCGTTCATTCGACGTCACGCTCGTGGGCCGCACAGGGCATCGGCTGTTCCTGCGCGTGTTTCAGCAGAGCATTGCAACAGACGCCAGCAACGCGCCCTTGCGCCTCCTGATGTTCGTCGAGCCGCTGACGCTGGCGAACGTCAATTCAATCGACGGCGACACTCACGCGTTCACGAACTGGCTCTTCATGGGCCAGCAGCGCGAACGCGAGCGCCTCGCCGCCGAACTGCACGACGGCATGGGCCAGGCGCTGACGCTGATCAAGCTGATGGTGGAAGACGCACGCATGCGCCTGCGAGCCGGTCATACCGACGACGCCGCGCAACTGCTCGACTCGACCGTCCTGCAGATCCGCGACACCATCGGCGAGATGCGGCAAATATGCGGCGAGTTGCGGCCGCTCGCGCTGGAGCGTCTCGGCTTGCCCGCCGCGTTGAGCACGTTGTGCAGGCGCGTCGAGAAGAGCGTCGAAACCTTGCGCGTCGCGTTCGCGTGCGGCGTCGAAGACGGCGAGATACGCGATCATCTGAAAGCCGATATCTTTCGCGTCGTGCAGGAAGCGCTCAACAACATCGTCAAGCATGCGGACGCGTCGGAGGTCCGCGTCGATTTGCAACGCGACGGCGCGTATCTGCGGCTGTCGATTCACGACAACGGCAGCGGCTACGACCATCATCCGCTGAATTCGAACGATGCACGCACGAACGGGCTGGGCCTGATCGGCATGCAGCATCGCGTCGAGGCTCAAGGCGGCGTGTTCGCCCTGAACCCCGGCGACGACGGCGGCACGGAGATTACCGCTCACTGGCGGCTGTAG
- a CDS encoding response regulator, translating to MNIKHRVIIAEDHDLLRSGLRSMLSTQSEYEVVGEARDGKEACQIAMSVAPDLILMDLSMRGMNGIDATAAIKRRSPDVRIIALTVHQSEEYVREALRAGVDGYVLKDVSFDELLFAMRTVMQGKKHLSADVYGFMVDSFVTGREIAAPKKAWDLLTARERSVLKLIAEGRTNRQVGQYLNLSPKTIEKYRASVMHKLEIENVTGLVLAAISMGLLTSLASKCAEPDSDDKLTCLGVDDTHVTHDPGTLPRMTGTEAG from the coding sequence GTGAACATCAAACATCGAGTCATCATCGCAGAAGATCATGACCTGCTGCGCAGCGGGTTGCGATCGATGCTGTCGACGCAAAGCGAATATGAAGTAGTGGGCGAAGCGCGCGATGGAAAAGAAGCCTGTCAGATTGCGATGTCCGTTGCGCCCGACCTGATCCTGATGGACCTGTCGATGCGCGGCATGAACGGCATCGACGCAACGGCCGCGATCAAGCGGCGTTCGCCTGACGTGCGGATCATCGCGTTGACCGTGCATCAGAGCGAAGAGTACGTGCGCGAGGCGTTGCGCGCGGGCGTCGACGGTTACGTGCTCAAGGACGTGTCGTTCGACGAACTGCTCTTCGCGATGCGCACCGTCATGCAGGGCAAGAAGCATTTGAGCGCAGACGTCTACGGCTTCATGGTCGATTCGTTCGTGACGGGCCGTGAGATCGCCGCGCCCAAGAAAGCATGGGATCTGCTGACGGCGCGCGAGCGCAGCGTATTGAAGCTGATCGCGGAAGGCCGCACGAACCGGCAGGTCGGGCAGTATCTGAACCTGAGCCCGAAGACCATCGAGAAATATCGCGCGAGCGTGATGCACAAGCTCGAAATCGAAAACGTCACGGGGCTGGTGCTCGCGGCGATCAGCATGGGATTGCTGACCTCGCTTGCATCGAAGTGCGCGGAGCCGGATTCGGACGACAAGCTGACGTGTCTCGGTGTCGACGACACGCACGTGACTCATGATCCCGGCACCTTGCCGCGCATGACGGGCACGGAAGCGGGATAA